The following proteins are co-located in the Rhodococcus opacus B4 genome:
- a CDS encoding bifunctional DNA primase/polymerase: MPEPDDTPRASPYADGATELWNAGWRGVLPTKRPGTKWPIPEGYTGYEGVYPSYADLMAWTEDKPASNIALRMPKNIIGIDVDAYDKKQGAVTFARALELWGPLPDTWISTSRNDGVSGIRFFTIPEGTALRTIIELDGTKDIEIVQYFHRYAIVAPSVHPLTSSTYRWVMPDGTDAPETVVPEPHELPTLPDRWLTALEAPIVDTLQPVDVQAALRDMPGGQMDLRVTDRLGHALADLQAGAGSRHDTTNQHVLALLRLAEQECAGVPAALQTLREAFAFVVIQDGSRHSIDDARNEFDRMVTGTRGHALIAATPTISLEVLAGLAPTPKDTTCSTSTAGTALDAAGAAPHDPTTAPVAPNPTPGGSTPGSTSTTPPTAASSGAAASPADTRNSAHPDPTPDAPTPTATDGASSSTANTSATGAPTAGVSAECPVTPAAGTNTATASASPSAQSPTAAAAATTNAPSTGTYTTSAEAGSAPAAPSTDGDDAAWKADCDWFWTTRPSLAAVKTWAAARMCSPWSVLGVIMCRALTTIPPWITLPPIIGGRGSLNFFVALVGNSGGGKGTSESCAADALPCDCYIAPEGSGEGLAHLFIRRVGKNPDDIERVRNGAMLSIAEVDTLASIGGRTGSTIMPKLRNAFSGEEIGFSYADASKRLLVGKHNYRLTVSLGVQPERAGALLSDAGGGTPQRFLWLPTNDPDISRVRPTEPPPLKIPEGGTVWGSYARSIAVPAVVEDTVLDAHVRRSQGHGDALDGHALFVREKAAVALALLDGRTDVNDNDWTLTGILMDMSDRTRASVSTTLSQAEVEAARAMGRLDGMRRAESDDAAGSERVQRIGRRIVANLEKYGPETPGYAYRRIASRDRDYVEEAMQIQVAAGVVVLEAGVLRLPNQSLPPTE; encoded by the coding sequence ATGCCCGAACCCGACGACACACCGAGAGCATCCCCGTACGCCGACGGTGCGACCGAACTGTGGAACGCAGGGTGGCGCGGTGTGCTCCCCACCAAACGACCCGGCACGAAATGGCCTATCCCCGAGGGCTACACAGGGTACGAAGGGGTGTACCCGTCATACGCCGACCTCATGGCGTGGACCGAAGACAAACCCGCATCGAACATCGCACTGCGCATGCCGAAGAACATCATCGGCATCGATGTCGACGCCTATGACAAGAAGCAGGGCGCGGTCACGTTCGCCCGGGCGCTCGAGTTGTGGGGACCGTTGCCCGACACCTGGATCAGCACATCCCGGAACGACGGTGTCAGCGGCATCCGGTTCTTCACCATCCCCGAAGGCACCGCGCTGCGCACCATCATCGAACTCGACGGCACCAAAGACATCGAGATCGTGCAGTACTTCCACCGCTATGCGATCGTCGCCCCCTCGGTGCACCCCCTCACCTCGAGCACCTACAGGTGGGTGATGCCCGACGGGACTGATGCACCCGAAACGGTGGTCCCCGAACCCCACGAACTGCCCACCCTTCCCGACCGCTGGTTGACCGCCCTCGAGGCACCGATCGTTGACACCCTGCAACCCGTCGACGTACAAGCAGCACTGCGGGACATGCCCGGTGGGCAAATGGATCTGCGCGTCACCGACCGACTCGGGCACGCACTCGCAGACCTGCAAGCCGGGGCAGGCAGCAGGCATGACACCACCAACCAACACGTGCTCGCGCTGCTCCGCCTCGCCGAGCAGGAATGCGCAGGGGTGCCGGCCGCGCTGCAAACCTTGCGGGAAGCGTTCGCGTTCGTCGTCATCCAGGACGGCAGCCGGCACAGCATCGACGACGCACGCAACGAATTCGACCGCATGGTCACCGGCACCCGCGGGCACGCCTTGATCGCCGCCACCCCCACGATCTCACTCGAGGTGCTGGCCGGTCTGGCACCGACACCGAAGGACACCACATGCTCCACGAGCACTGCTGGCACGGCACTGGATGCTGCGGGTGCGGCACCGCACGACCCGACGACGGCACCCGTTGCACCGAACCCCACACCGGGGGGTTCCACGCCTGGTTCGACATCCACGACCCCACCGACGGCAGCATCATCGGGCGCGGCTGCCTCGCCTGCGGACACCAGGAACAGTGCGCACCCCGACCCAACCCCCGATGCGCCCACCCCGACCGCAACCGACGGCGCATCATCTTCGACGGCGAACACATCGGCGACCGGTGCACCGACTGCGGGGGTGTCTGCTGAATGTCCTGTCACCCCTGCTGCTGGCACGAACACAGCAACAGCATCGGCATCACCTTCTGCGCAGTCACCGACCGCTGCTGCCGCTGCGACGACAAACGCACCATCCACGGGCACCTACACGACTTCAGCAGAAGCAGGGTCTGCGCCTGCGGCACCCTCGACCGACGGGGATGACGCCGCATGGAAAGCGGACTGCGACTGGTTCTGGACCACCCGCCCATCCCTCGCCGCGGTGAAGACGTGGGCGGCGGCCCGCATGTGCTCCCCCTGGTCCGTGCTCGGGGTCATCATGTGCCGCGCGCTGACCACCATCCCGCCCTGGATCACCCTGCCACCGATCATCGGGGGGCGGGGTTCCCTGAACTTCTTCGTCGCCCTGGTCGGCAACAGCGGCGGCGGCAAAGGCACCAGCGAATCCTGCGCAGCTGACGCACTGCCGTGTGATTGCTACATCGCACCCGAAGGATCCGGGGAAGGGTTGGCGCACCTGTTCATCCGCAGGGTGGGGAAGAACCCCGACGACATCGAACGGGTCCGCAACGGGGCGATGCTGTCCATCGCAGAAGTCGACACCCTCGCATCGATCGGGGGGCGCACCGGATCCACGATCATGCCGAAACTGCGCAACGCGTTCAGTGGGGAAGAAATCGGGTTCTCCTACGCCGACGCATCGAAACGGCTGCTGGTCGGGAAACACAACTACCGACTGACCGTCAGCCTCGGGGTGCAGCCCGAACGGGCCGGCGCGTTGCTGTCCGATGCGGGCGGCGGCACACCGCAGCGGTTCCTGTGGCTGCCCACCAACGACCCCGACATCAGCAGGGTTCGACCCACCGAACCGCCGCCACTGAAAATCCCCGAAGGCGGCACCGTGTGGGGGTCGTACGCGCGCAGCATCGCCGTTCCCGCAGTCGTCGAAGACACCGTGCTCGACGCCCACGTGCGGCGCTCGCAGGGGCACGGGGATGCGTTGGACGGGCACGCGCTGTTCGTGCGGGAGAAAGCTGCTGTGGCGCTGGCACTGCTCGACGGGCGGACCGACGTGAACGACAACGACTGGACGCTGACGGGAATCCTGATGGACATGTCCGACCGCACCCGCGCATCGGTGTCGACGACGCTGTCGCAGGCGGAAGTGGAAGCAGCGCGGGCGATGGGTCGGCTCGACGGGATGCGACGCGCGGAGTCCGACGACGCGGCCGGGTCGGAACGGGTTCAGCGCATCGGCCGGCGGATCGTGGCGAACCTCGAAAAGTACGGACCCGAGACCCCCGGGTACGCGTACCGGCGCATCGCCTCGAGGGACAGGGACTACGTCGAAGAAGCGATGCAGATTCAGGTTGCGGCGGGGGTGGTGGTGCTCGAAGCGGGGGTGCTGCGGTTGCCCAATCAGTCACTGCCCCCGACGGAGTGA
- a CDS encoding HNH endonuclease yields the protein MPPRGRGREGRPYRRARERVRRTSNICWICGDIIDPDVAWPDPKSFSVDHVEPVSRLEANDPKLLDPTNLRPAHLGCNSRRGNGTNAHALPKVRHSRNWFA from the coding sequence ATGCCACCACGTGGACGGGGCAGAGAAGGCAGACCATATCGAAGGGCACGCGAACGGGTTCGCAGGACTAGCAACATCTGCTGGATCTGCGGCGACATCATCGACCCCGACGTTGCATGGCCAGACCCCAAGTCGTTCAGCGTCGACCACGTCGAACCAGTCAGCCGGCTCGAAGCCAACGACCCCAAGCTGCTCGACCCCACCAACCTGCGGCCGGCCCACCTCGGGTGCAACAGTCGGCGAGGCAACGGCACCAACGCCCACGCACTCCCCAAGGTCAGGCACAGTCGCAACTGGTTCGCCTGA
- a CDS encoding phage portal protein, whose protein sequence is MPDAPRGATRELRALLKLSRTPWLMLVTTTMTQALFVDGYRSPQGKELTEGPWKTWNANDFPLRQSAIHRAAIQYGYAFNVVLPGTDADGNALSVMRGKSPFRMFAAYEDPAEDDWPVYAVDVQGKRVKLYDDECIYELHGDEDNLRFIDAKGHEAGVCPVVRYTNILDLDGNCIGEVEPGIDMAARINKTVYDRLMVQHFNSWKVRTASGMADFASNEEEANLKKLRLRQQDFLVAEDPDTKFGTLDETSMEGFLKAATADIETMAAVTQTPTHNLTGQMVNLSAEAITAARAPFTQKIFERQMSFAKSHSQALRLDAQFRNDDDAAQDFGARVTWQDLEIRSLSQAMDALGKGATQLKIPAPALWAKIPNVTKDDIQEWSQMILDADPLTMYLASLDTVGGGGNAA, encoded by the coding sequence ATGCCCGATGCGCCGCGCGGTGCGACCCGGGAACTGCGTGCACTGCTGAAGCTGTCGCGCACCCCGTGGCTGATGCTGGTGACGACGACGATGACGCAGGCGCTGTTCGTCGACGGGTACCGTTCCCCGCAGGGCAAGGAACTGACCGAAGGCCCGTGGAAGACGTGGAACGCGAACGATTTCCCGTTGCGGCAGTCCGCGATTCACCGGGCGGCGATTCAGTACGGGTATGCGTTCAACGTGGTCCTGCCGGGTACTGATGCCGACGGCAACGCGCTGTCGGTGATGCGGGGTAAGTCCCCGTTCCGCATGTTCGCCGCGTATGAGGATCCCGCAGAAGATGATTGGCCTGTGTATGCGGTCGACGTGCAGGGCAAGCGGGTGAAACTGTACGACGACGAATGCATCTACGAACTGCACGGCGACGAAGACAACCTGCGGTTCATCGACGCGAAGGGGCACGAAGCTGGGGTGTGCCCGGTCGTGCGGTACACCAACATCCTGGACCTGGACGGCAACTGCATCGGTGAAGTCGAGCCGGGTATCGACATGGCCGCCCGCATCAACAAGACAGTCTATGACCGTCTGATGGTGCAGCATTTCAACAGTTGGAAGGTTCGAACCGCTTCCGGTATGGCCGATTTCGCTTCGAATGAGGAAGAGGCGAACCTGAAGAAGCTGCGGTTGCGGCAGCAGGATTTCCTGGTTGCGGAAGACCCGGACACGAAGTTCGGGACCCTCGACGAAACGTCGATGGAAGGGTTCCTGAAGGCTGCAACAGCGGACATCGAAACCATGGCTGCGGTGACGCAGACCCCGACGCACAACCTGACAGGTCAGATGGTGAACCTGTCGGCTGAAGCGATCACCGCCGCCCGGGCACCGTTCACGCAGAAGATCTTCGAACGGCAGATGTCGTTCGCGAAGTCGCATTCGCAGGCACTGCGCCTGGATGCGCAGTTCCGAAATGACGATGATGCAGCGCAGGACTTCGGTGCGCGGGTCACTTGGCAGGACCTGGAAATCAGGTCGCTGTCGCAGGCTATGGACGCACTCGGGAAGGGTGCGACGCAGCTGAAGATTCCTGCGCCGGCCTTGTGGGCGAAGATCCCGAACGTCACGAAGGACGACATTCAGGAGTGGTCGCAGATGATCCTGGATGCCGACCCGCTGACCATGTATCTGGCATCGCTCGACACGGTAGGGGGCGGCGGGAATGCAGCGTGA
- a CDS encoding right-handed parallel beta-helix repeat-containing protein, protein MAELVISKDGVEQRINRSELATFVALGWLPVNRPPAILPVTPLSVDDVDARVTAVGNATYAPQSVVADVAAKASQSAHDAIKPDGSARAVGKSELMLNVKDFGAKGDFVSRNYGSISAGSATLSGSGTPVFTSADVGKSILVPGAGAGSVLPSIGTVTATPSTTGGTLAAGTYYYKVCPQSVYGVALPSAEVSAVTTGATGSVALSWSAVAGAISYRIYRSSAAGTETYLDTTIGAAFTDIGSSVPASGAFAPVPPTVDLSGPPLIAVISAVSSGTQATLSVAATRAVNTVTLRYGTDDTAAIQAAIDAAGQRLIYFPSASYLISALTLASSVKLWGAGSGSKPPGSAPASRLVSLSPTADGLSISAAGTVIEDIALVNLHGGPTAGVGIRYAGAHYGHLNRALVSGFYDCVAVESNTYPTFTSSHILDPVRYGLTFSNAAEPDTGDQVILGVTFSVVSTPRNPLAAIRWISGGGLRVSNSKVNGNRKYAGRFGIGLDCVVADGIATSDIFVTGSSIENVTSRGVSFTQAAGGTGTLSNIIISDNEFGADVCADPVYVVATTANALDRIEVKDNLILNGSHTACYFENVSNVLVGGNHIEGGVSLSAIYFKNCTRFLIEPNLINTAPGVFVDQNCSRYTIGRQNGRGVILRDQSIGNLGNTPMGTVETEYTNALPVLGASYSTLIGFTPTSGIGGVVQATLSGFTSGGVSPGPFVVTTKRLLVRPTGGSVTATVLDSDSSAGVAVDFEWNTTDVPGAIYIKARLNAASGATSARGTVTVKYLGPLAQLVLSSTA, encoded by the coding sequence ATGGCGGAACTCGTGATCTCGAAGGATGGTGTCGAACAGAGGATCAACCGGTCGGAACTGGCTACGTTCGTCGCGTTGGGTTGGCTGCCGGTGAACCGTCCGCCGGCGATTCTTCCTGTGACACCGTTGTCCGTCGATGACGTGGATGCGCGGGTGACTGCTGTCGGTAATGCCACTTATGCCCCGCAGTCTGTGGTTGCAGATGTGGCCGCGAAGGCATCGCAGTCGGCCCACGATGCGATCAAGCCGGACGGGTCCGCACGGGCAGTTGGCAAGTCCGAGTTGATGCTCAACGTCAAGGACTTCGGCGCTAAGGGTGACTTCGTCAGCCGGAACTACGGCTCAATCTCCGCGGGCTCGGCTACCTTGTCGGGGAGCGGCACGCCCGTGTTCACGTCCGCAGATGTCGGGAAGTCGATCCTCGTACCCGGCGCGGGAGCAGGCAGCGTTCTTCCCTCAATCGGCACGGTCACTGCGACCCCCTCGACCACCGGGGGCACTCTTGCGGCTGGCACGTATTACTACAAGGTTTGCCCGCAGTCGGTTTACGGTGTCGCCTTGCCGAGCGCTGAGGTATCGGCGGTCACGACCGGGGCAACTGGCTCAGTGGCTTTGTCGTGGAGTGCGGTTGCCGGTGCAATCTCTTACCGGATCTACCGCTCGTCTGCTGCTGGTACCGAGACCTATCTCGACACCACGATCGGTGCAGCATTCACTGACATCGGCTCCAGCGTTCCGGCCTCTGGCGCGTTCGCACCCGTCCCGCCCACAGTGGACCTGAGTGGACCGCCGCTGATTGCAGTGATTTCGGCGGTGAGTTCCGGCACGCAGGCCACACTGTCCGTGGCGGCGACAAGGGCTGTCAACACGGTGACGCTGCGATACGGAACGGACGACACCGCCGCGATCCAGGCTGCTATCGATGCCGCCGGTCAACGGTTGATCTACTTCCCGAGTGCGTCGTACCTGATCTCGGCGCTGACGCTCGCCAGTTCAGTGAAGCTGTGGGGCGCGGGGAGTGGGAGCAAACCGCCCGGATCTGCGCCGGCATCGCGCCTGGTCTCACTCTCGCCCACGGCGGACGGTCTGAGTATCTCGGCGGCAGGAACCGTCATCGAGGACATCGCCTTGGTGAACCTGCACGGTGGACCCACCGCGGGCGTGGGCATCCGCTACGCAGGAGCCCATTACGGACACCTGAACAGGGCTCTGGTGAGCGGCTTCTACGATTGCGTGGCAGTGGAATCGAACACCTATCCCACCTTCACCAGCTCGCACATCCTCGACCCCGTCCGATACGGATTAACATTCAGCAACGCGGCAGAGCCGGACACGGGCGACCAGGTCATCTTGGGAGTGACGTTCTCCGTCGTATCGACTCCGCGCAATCCGCTTGCTGCGATCCGATGGATATCGGGCGGTGGCCTCCGTGTCTCCAACTCGAAGGTGAACGGAAACCGGAAGTATGCTGGCCGGTTCGGTATCGGCTTGGATTGCGTGGTCGCGGATGGGATCGCTACATCGGATATCTTCGTGACCGGTTCGAGCATCGAGAACGTCACGAGTAGGGGCGTCTCATTCACTCAGGCGGCGGGCGGCACAGGAACCCTCTCGAACATCATCATCAGCGACAATGAGTTCGGGGCGGACGTGTGCGCAGACCCGGTCTACGTGGTTGCGACCACCGCTAATGCGCTTGACCGTATCGAGGTGAAGGACAACCTCATCCTCAACGGTTCGCACACTGCCTGCTACTTCGAGAATGTCAGCAACGTGCTCGTGGGCGGCAACCACATCGAGGGTGGCGTGTCCCTCAGTGCGATCTACTTCAAGAACTGCACAAGGTTCTTGATCGAGCCGAACCTGATCAACACAGCTCCCGGAGTATTCGTTGACCAGAACTGCTCGAGATATACGATCGGTCGGCAGAATGGCCGTGGCGTCATCCTCCGCGACCAGAGCATCGGAAACCTCGGCAACACGCCTATGGGAACGGTCGAGACCGAGTACACCAACGCCCTGCCCGTGTTGGGCGCCTCGTACTCCACGCTGATCGGCTTCACCCCGACCTCCGGTATCGGCGGTGTCGTTCAAGCGACGCTGTCGGGATTCACCTCGGGCGGGGTCTCTCCGGGTCCATTCGTCGTAACAACGAAGCGGCTGCTGGTTCGGCCCACTGGCGGTTCGGTGACGGCGACTGTTCTGGATAGCGACTCCAGCGCTGGTGTGGCAGTCGACTTTGAATGGAACACGACCGACGTGCCGGGTGCCATCTACATCAAAGCCAGGCTTAATGCGGCGTCAGGCGCGACGTCCGCTCGCGGCACGGTCACTGTGAAGTACCTTGGCCCCTTGGCTCAGCTCGTCCTCTCCAGTACCGCCTGA
- a CDS encoding P22 phage major capsid protein family protein yields the protein MAVNEFVKAEQFAALTLGMLERELILPRLIWLNGFGDFAGAKDDTISIRVPGRLTARTRELRATGNARNIIMDTLTEQKIDVTLTTDIYSAVPTTDEELTLDIANFGVQILAPQVRAVAEGMEDAVANEFRSAPYTFTIVVDPAKTHDSFVDARKALNDENVPFGQRVLVVGSGIEAAILKDPQFVHADQSGSDAALREAFVGRIAGFDVIVSNSLDDDEGYAFHKTAFTMVTRAPVVPDGAPYGASQSYNGLAMRWLRDYDFVSTTDRSLVDTYAGFGHVLEAQDSDRFVRGVRLQLKSATVDVTPATVTLAPGATQQITVKDDGGDTVPARNATFVSGTPAKATVSASGLITAVATGTSTITVTYQGHTDTVAVTVS from the coding sequence ATGGCCGTAAATGAATTCGTGAAGGCAGAGCAGTTCGCTGCCCTCACCCTCGGCATGCTCGAGCGCGAACTGATCCTGCCCCGTCTGATCTGGCTGAACGGGTTCGGCGACTTCGCTGGTGCGAAGGACGACACCATCAGCATTCGGGTGCCTGGCCGGCTGACCGCGCGCACCCGTGAGCTTCGCGCCACGGGCAACGCTCGCAACATCATCATGGACACCCTGACCGAGCAGAAGATCGACGTCACCCTGACGACCGATATCTACTCGGCGGTGCCCACCACCGACGAGGAGTTGACCCTCGACATCGCCAACTTCGGTGTGCAGATCCTCGCACCGCAGGTGCGTGCTGTGGCTGAGGGTATGGAAGATGCGGTTGCGAACGAATTCCGTTCCGCCCCGTACACCTTCACGATCGTCGTCGACCCGGCGAAGACGCACGACAGCTTCGTCGACGCGCGTAAGGCGCTGAACGACGAGAACGTGCCGTTCGGTCAGCGCGTGCTGGTCGTCGGTTCCGGTATCGAAGCGGCGATCCTGAAGGATCCGCAGTTCGTGCACGCCGACCAGTCGGGTAGCGACGCTGCTCTGCGTGAGGCGTTCGTCGGCCGCATCGCCGGCTTCGACGTGATCGTGTCGAACAGCCTCGACGACGACGAGGGGTACGCGTTCCACAAGACCGCGTTCACCATGGTCACACGCGCCCCTGTCGTTCCGGACGGTGCCCCGTACGGTGCATCGCAGTCGTACAACGGTCTCGCGATGCGGTGGCTGCGTGACTACGACTTCGTGTCCACCACCGACCGCAGCCTGGTCGACACGTACGCAGGGTTCGGGCACGTGCTCGAGGCGCAGGATTCCGATCGGTTCGTGCGTGGTGTCCGGCTTCAGCTGAAGTCCGCGACCGTCGATGTCACCCCGGCAACGGTCACCCTGGCCCCGGGCGCAACGCAGCAGATCACCGTCAAGGACGACGGCGGCGACACCGTGCCCGCACGGAACGCGACCTTCGTGTCGGGTACCCCCGCGAAGGCGACCGTCAGCGCATCGGGTCTGATCACCGCCGTCGCGACGGGTACGTCGACGATCACCGTCACCTACCAGGGTCACACCGACACCGTCGCTGTCACGGTCAGCTGA